In a genomic window of Streptomyces sp. NBC_01142:
- a CDS encoding HEAT repeat domain-containing protein, protein MFGGIDEVDWASLRHAYGPADDVPEMLRGLASADPAERETALDGMYGAVHHQGDVYDSTLACIPFLLELVANPALQDRGGIVELLTSIGGIDLDGDDELDPEDEEFVYAANYAMAASAVTAGADVFLGLVGAEDRGVRLAVPLALATLHDDPALVLGLLRERLGTGPRSEPDAEVRFTWVEAAGRIALRHRSLAPEVVEWLSGLTRVPYSAGLRLAALAQLARCAPDALPADVVPGVTGLLRELRAGPVAPPPPAERPSTPTLVGRLRELHEADTAGRGAPWTADLLRTLHSGLGDRVDDRIALLADQLCSPDWGQRIDAVRMSSGLLGTWRGAYEELVGLIGEQLADPEPRLADAAAATLEELFGLAAPAADALADRVAADPGAWVREWASGPPSLGSAISALARAGDRRAVPVLARALERDEAPHDLGYALGHLGAAAAPLAPALRRRLGETELDDRLYDRAGPLLYGLAALRAAEAVPEVLRVLRGAPEYRREWVIESVLRALTAFGPAAREAIPDLRMLLRDCGSDAGFGAGVYFDPGTGFGSGSGSGSSASLAARTAGALWAIEGDAGAVLPVLRTALGASDSGARRTAATALGSLGAAGADAAPALRELLRAAEPWTRVDAAIALLRVTGDPERAWPVLHAAWEEMPYTRVQTAECLAGLKTDAAQLLLRGELASVRRHNAIDGGYGSHDIFTDEKLLALCRQALTREGPKA, encoded by the coding sequence GTGTTCGGGGGGATCGACGAGGTCGACTGGGCGTCACTGAGGCATGCCTACGGCCCGGCCGACGATGTGCCGGAAATGCTGCGAGGGCTCGCCTCCGCGGACCCCGCAGAGCGTGAGACGGCACTCGACGGGATGTACGGGGCGGTGCATCACCAGGGCGATGTGTACGACTCCACGCTGGCCTGCATCCCCTTCCTCCTCGAGCTCGTGGCCAATCCGGCGCTCCAGGACCGGGGTGGCATCGTCGAGCTGCTGACCAGCATCGGCGGCATCGATCTGGACGGCGACGACGAACTGGACCCGGAGGACGAGGAGTTCGTGTATGCCGCGAACTACGCGATGGCCGCCTCGGCCGTGACCGCCGGGGCGGACGTCTTCCTCGGTCTGGTCGGCGCCGAGGACCGCGGGGTGCGGCTCGCGGTCCCGCTCGCACTCGCGACGCTGCACGACGATCCCGCGTTGGTGCTCGGTCTGCTGCGGGAGCGGCTGGGCACCGGGCCGCGGTCCGAGCCGGACGCGGAGGTGCGCTTCACGTGGGTGGAGGCCGCGGGCCGGATAGCGCTGCGGCACCGGAGCCTCGCGCCCGAGGTGGTCGAGTGGCTGTCCGGGCTGACCCGGGTGCCGTACAGCGCCGGGCTGCGGCTGGCCGCTCTCGCCCAGCTCGCCCGCTGCGCCCCGGACGCGCTGCCCGCCGATGTCGTACCGGGGGTGACCGGCCTCCTGCGCGAGCTGCGCGCCGGGCCGGTGGCACCGCCGCCGCCCGCCGAGCGCCCGTCGACGCCGACTCTCGTCGGGCGGCTGCGTGAGCTGCACGAGGCGGACACAGCCGGCCGGGGCGCGCCCTGGACGGCGGATCTGCTGCGTACGCTCCACTCCGGTCTCGGCGACCGCGTCGACGACCGGATCGCGCTGCTGGCCGACCAGCTGTGCAGCCCCGACTGGGGGCAGCGGATCGATGCCGTACGGATGAGCAGCGGGCTGCTGGGCACCTGGCGAGGTGCGTACGAGGAGCTGGTCGGCCTGATCGGGGAGCAGCTCGCCGATCCGGAGCCACGGCTGGCCGATGCGGCCGCGGCCACGCTGGAGGAGCTGTTCGGCCTTGCCGCGCCCGCTGCGGACGCACTGGCGGACCGGGTGGCCGCCGACCCCGGGGCCTGGGTGCGGGAGTGGGCGAGCGGGCCCCCCTCGCTCGGCAGCGCGATATCGGCCCTGGCACGGGCGGGTGACCGGCGGGCGGTGCCGGTGCTCGCGCGGGCGCTTGAGCGGGACGAGGCGCCGCACGACCTGGGGTATGCGCTGGGCCATCTCGGTGCGGCCGCCGCGCCGCTCGCCCCCGCGCTCCGCCGGCGCCTGGGAGAGACGGAGCTGGACGACCGGCTCTACGACCGGGCGGGACCGCTGCTGTACGGACTGGCCGCGCTGCGGGCCGCCGAGGCGGTGCCCGAGGTGCTGCGCGTGCTGCGGGGCGCGCCCGAGTACCGCAGGGAGTGGGTGATCGAGTCGGTGCTGCGGGCGCTGACCGCCTTCGGGCCCGCGGCGCGCGAGGCGATCCCGGATCTGCGGATGCTGCTGCGCGACTGCGGCTCGGACGCCGGCTTCGGCGCGGGCGTGTACTTCGACCCGGGAACAGGGTTCGGCTCGGGCTCCGGTTCCGGCTCGTCGGCGTCGCTCGCGGCGAGGACCGCGGGAGCGCTGTGGGCGATCGAGGGGGACGCCGGGGCCGTCCTGCCCGTGCTGCGTACCGCCCTGGGGGCATCGGACTCGGGGGCCCGGCGGACGGCGGCGACGGCGCTCGGCTCGCTGGGTGCGGCGGGTGCTGACGCCGCACCCGCGCTGCGTGAGCTGCTCCGGGCGGCCGAGCCGTGGACCCGGGTGGACGCGGCGATCGCGCTGTTGCGGGTGACGGGCGACCCCGAGAGGGCATGGCCGGTGCTGCATGCGGCCTGGGAAGAGATGCCGTACACCCGGGTCCAGACCGCCGAGTGTCTGGCGGGGCTGAAGACCGACGCGGCGCAGCTGCTTCTGCGCGGCGAACTCGCATCCGTACGCCGCCACAACGCGATCGACGGCGGGTACGGCAGTCATGACATCTTTACGGACGAGAAGCTGCTGGCCCTGTGCCGGCAGGCACTGACCCGGGAGGGACCAAAAGCATGA
- a CDS encoding NERD domain-containing protein produces the protein MTGLRVTPARGQGRDRLYVSLPVGRHVAWYDRDSGRVSLVHDRYRADVLAVLGPYLTGEVTVGPPAVPTSADLVRLSLHPDDDLAPNRPGEALHAELDHVRASPRLLRQDPRRAELAAQQLLGDALDRLEGAGWRILHAVPLPGADLIDHLAIGPGGVLAVHTLQARRMRVRVADPVVRVGRGRPEPQLRLTRRRAERATLALATAVRPVLAVVAPARLDVVPAPPDVRILRDDEVAALAGLGGVLKPADIDALYATARDRRTWLRA, from the coding sequence ATGACCGGACTGCGCGTCACACCAGCACGCGGGCAGGGCCGGGACCGGCTGTACGTCAGCCTCCCGGTCGGCCGTCATGTCGCCTGGTACGACAGGGACAGCGGCCGGGTCAGCCTGGTCCACGACCGTTATCGCGCCGACGTGCTCGCCGTGCTGGGGCCGTATCTCACCGGCGAGGTCACCGTGGGGCCGCCGGCCGTTCCCACCTCCGCCGACCTCGTCCGGCTCTCCCTCCACCCCGACGACGACCTGGCGCCCAACCGCCCCGGCGAGGCGCTGCACGCCGAGCTCGACCACGTCCGGGCGTCCCCGCGCCTCCTCCGCCAGGACCCACGACGCGCCGAACTCGCCGCCCAGCAGCTGCTGGGCGACGCGCTGGACCGGCTGGAGGGCGCGGGCTGGCGGATCCTGCACGCGGTGCCGCTGCCGGGCGCCGACCTCATCGACCATCTGGCGATCGGCCCGGGCGGAGTGCTGGCGGTCCACACCCTCCAGGCCCGCCGGATGCGTGTGCGGGTCGCCGACCCCGTGGTCCGGGTCGGCCGCGGCCGGCCGGAGCCGCAGCTGCGTCTGACCCGCCGCCGGGCCGAGCGCGCCACCCTCGCGCTGGCGACCGCGGTACGCCCGGTGCTCGCCGTGGTCGCACCGGCGCGCCTGGACGTCGTTCCGGCGCCGCCCGACGTACGGATCCTGCGGGACGACGAGGTGGCCGCGCTGGCCGGGCTCGGCGGCGTACTGAAGCCCGCCGACATCGACGCGCTGTACGCGACGGCCCGCGACCGGCGCACCTGGCTGCGGGCGTGA
- a CDS encoding DUF4440 domain-containing protein, whose amino-acid sequence MTFLPDTGYTPTAEELASIQEWFAAYDAHSAKREVERMADMAVFPLNLVSDDPAGNGASAQWDRAQFIETMGHVMGDGSDDITFESTRTPVFLSPAMAVVFTDSTMTMDGQTQQLRYADILIRQDGKWAFQTMLQGGWGDNLR is encoded by the coding sequence ATGACGTTTCTGCCCGACACCGGATACACCCCCACCGCCGAAGAGCTGGCGAGCATCCAGGAGTGGTTCGCCGCCTACGACGCGCACAGCGCCAAGCGCGAGGTCGAGCGCATGGCGGACATGGCCGTCTTCCCGCTCAATCTGGTCAGCGACGACCCGGCGGGCAACGGCGCATCGGCCCAGTGGGACCGGGCGCAGTTCATCGAGACGATGGGCCATGTGATGGGCGACGGCAGCGACGACATCACCTTCGAGTCCACGCGTACGCCCGTCTTCCTCTCCCCCGCCATGGCCGTGGTCTTCACGGACTCGACCATGACCATGGACGGACAGACCCAGCAGCTGCGGTACGCCGACATCCTGATCAGGCAGGACGGGAAGTGGGCGTTCCAGACCATGCTCCAGGGCGGCTGGGGCGACAACCTCCGCTGA
- a CDS encoding ATP-dependent DNA ligase produces MRPSSAPPRPPVKVALAESVSVLPRGAGLAYEPKFDGHRMVIFRVGGEVLLQARSGRIITSAFPDLADAARQLPDGTVLDGEVVVWTEGRTDFAAVQKRAAATPGRAPALARRLPASYAAFDLLAEDGEDLRLSAYEKRRGRLVALLGPLGPPLQPVPMTLDAGEAETWYATLPTIGVEGLVIKRLDQTYRGGTRAWLKLRHTHARDAAVVGFTGTQKRPAALVLVLPDDDTPVVSSPLAPALRAQVAGVVAGRTTGRTGTAVAVGVGDVPYQAVEPGLVAEVGQGTTRHTVTTVLRLRLPGDLDRTGD; encoded by the coding sequence ATGAGACCGTCGAGCGCGCCGCCGCGGCCTCCCGTCAAGGTCGCGCTCGCCGAGTCGGTGAGCGTCCTGCCGCGCGGGGCGGGGCTGGCCTACGAGCCGAAGTTCGACGGTCACCGGATGGTGATCTTCCGGGTGGGCGGCGAGGTCTTGCTCCAGGCCCGTTCGGGGCGGATCATCACCTCCGCCTTCCCTGATCTCGCGGACGCGGCACGGCAGTTGCCGGACGGCACGGTGCTCGACGGCGAGGTGGTGGTCTGGACGGAGGGGCGTACGGATTTCGCCGCCGTACAGAAGCGCGCGGCCGCCACGCCCGGGCGGGCCCCCGCCCTCGCACGCCGGCTGCCCGCGTCGTACGCCGCCTTCGATCTGCTCGCCGAGGACGGCGAGGATCTGCGGCTGTCGGCGTACGAGAAGCGGCGCGGGCGGCTGGTCGCGCTGCTCGGCCCGCTCGGCCCGCCGCTGCAGCCCGTGCCGATGACCCTGGACGCCGGGGAGGCGGAGACCTGGTACGCGACCCTGCCCACGATCGGCGTCGAGGGGCTGGTGATCAAGCGTCTCGACCAGACCTACCGGGGCGGCACGCGCGCGTGGCTGAAGCTGCGGCACACCCATGCCCGCGATGCGGCCGTCGTCGGCTTCACCGGGACGCAGAAGCGGCCGGCCGCGCTGGTCCTGGTACTGCCGGACGACGACACCCCGGTGGTGTCGAGCCCGCTGGCGCCCGCACTGCGGGCCCAGGTTGCCGGCGTGGTCGCGGGACGGACGACCGGCAGGACCGGTACGGCGGTGGCGGTCGGTGTGGGCGATGTCCCGTACCAGGCCGTGGAGCCGGGACTGGTGGCCGAGGTGGGGCAGGGCACGACACGGCACACCGTCACCACCGTGCTGCGGCTGAGGCTCCCCGGAGATCTCGACCGGACAGGTGATTAA
- the ligD gene encoding non-homologous end-joining DNA ligase produces MTPITEVEGRRLALTNLEKVLHPATGTTKGEILHYYATTAGAILAHLHNRPVSFLRYPDGPDGQLFFTKNPPPGTPSWVRTSEVPRSDDKHARQVVVQDLASLIWAANLVVEFHTPQWQADTPAVADRMVFDLDPGAPATVTQCCAVALWLRERLAADGLHAYAKTSGSKGLHVLVPLEPTPSEKVSAYAKSLAVEGEAALPGLILHRMTRSLRPGKVFVDHSQNSAKKTTATPYTLRARTEPTVSTPVTWDEVEAGADSGSGSGENLVFRIGDIAPRLERYGDLLGPLVNLNRARPLP; encoded by the coding sequence ATGACGCCGATCACGGAGGTGGAGGGGCGGCGCCTGGCGCTCACCAACCTGGAGAAGGTCCTCCACCCCGCCACCGGGACCACCAAGGGCGAGATCCTGCACTACTACGCCACCACGGCAGGGGCGATCCTCGCTCATCTCCACAACCGTCCGGTGTCCTTCCTCAGATACCCGGACGGCCCCGACGGGCAGCTGTTCTTCACCAAGAACCCGCCGCCCGGGACCCCCTCCTGGGTGCGGACCAGCGAGGTGCCGCGCTCCGACGACAAGCACGCGCGGCAGGTGGTCGTACAGGATCTGGCGTCGCTGATCTGGGCGGCGAACCTGGTGGTGGAGTTCCATACGCCGCAGTGGCAGGCGGACACTCCGGCCGTCGCCGACCGCATGGTCTTCGATCTCGATCCGGGCGCGCCCGCGACGGTCACGCAGTGCTGTGCGGTTGCGTTGTGGCTGCGCGAGCGGCTGGCCGCGGACGGGCTGCACGCGTACGCCAAGACCTCGGGATCCAAGGGGTTGCATGTCCTGGTGCCGCTGGAGCCCACGCCGTCCGAGAAGGTGTCGGCGTACGCGAAGAGCCTGGCTGTCGAAGGGGAGGCGGCGCTGCCCGGGCTGATCCTGCACCGGATGACCCGCTCCCTGCGGCCGGGGAAGGTCTTCGTCGACCACAGTCAGAACTCCGCCAAGAAGACGACCGCGACCCCCTACACCCTGCGCGCCCGCACCGAACCGACCGTCTCGACGCCCGTGACCTGGGACGAGGTCGAGGCGGGCGCCGACAGCGGCAGCGGCAGCGGCGAGAATCTCGTCTTCCGGATCGGCGACATCGCGCCACGCCTTGAGCGGTACGGGGATCTGCTCGGACCGCTCGTCAATCTCAACCGCGCCAGGCCGCTGCCATGA
- a CDS encoding Ku protein, translating into MRSIWNGAISFGLVSIPIKLVNATENHSISFRQIHASDGGRIRYRKVCELEEKEVPTAEIGKGYEDADGSIIPITDEDLATLPLPTAKTIEIVAFVPASSIDPLQMDAAYYLSANGVPAAKPYTLLREALKRSQKVAVAKFALRGRERLGMLRVVDDVIAMHGLLWPDEIRPTQEVAPETEVSIREAELDLADALMDTLGEVDIESLHDDYRAAVETMIAAKVEGGEVAPEATPAERGGGKVIDLMAALENSVRAAKEARGEEGGDVAEVTSIKAPRKRTAAASPKPSGSGAGAKKSTAKKAAAAKKPTATKSTAKTARTAATKTATKATAKSTAGTAAKSTSKQASKQASKQASKSTAKKAAPKKRASA; encoded by the coding sequence GTGCGATCCATTTGGAACGGCGCGATCTCCTTCGGTCTGGTCAGCATCCCGATCAAGCTGGTCAACGCCACCGAGAACCACTCCATCTCCTTCCGTCAGATCCATGCCTCCGACGGCGGCCGGATCCGCTACCGCAAGGTCTGCGAGCTGGAGGAGAAGGAAGTGCCGACGGCCGAGATCGGCAAGGGGTACGAGGACGCGGACGGATCGATCATCCCGATCACCGACGAGGATCTCGCCACGCTCCCGCTCCCCACGGCGAAGACGATCGAGATCGTCGCCTTTGTGCCGGCGTCGTCGATCGACCCCCTCCAGATGGACGCGGCGTACTACCTGTCGGCCAACGGCGTACCGGCCGCCAAGCCGTACACCCTGTTGCGCGAAGCCCTCAAGCGCAGCCAGAAGGTCGCCGTCGCCAAATTCGCCCTGCGCGGGCGGGAGCGTCTCGGCATGCTGCGCGTCGTCGACGATGTGATCGCCATGCACGGACTGCTCTGGCCCGACGAGATCCGGCCCACGCAGGAGGTCGCCCCGGAGACCGAGGTGAGTATCCGGGAGGCCGAACTGGACCTGGCCGACGCCCTGATGGACACCCTTGGCGAGGTCGACATCGAATCGCTGCACGACGACTACCGGGCGGCCGTGGAGACGATGATCGCGGCAAAGGTGGAAGGCGGCGAGGTGGCCCCCGAGGCCACCCCGGCAGAGCGCGGTGGCGGCAAGGTCATCGACCTCATGGCCGCGCTGGAGAACAGCGTGCGCGCGGCGAAGGAGGCACGCGGCGAGGAGGGCGGGGACGTCGCGGAGGTCACCTCGATCAAGGCACCGCGCAAGCGGACGGCGGCGGCCTCGCCCAAGCCGAGCGGCAGCGGCGCCGGCGCGAAGAAGTCCACGGCGAAGAAGGCCGCGGCCGCCAAGAAGCCGACCGCCACCAAGTCCACGGCGAAGACGGCCAGGACGGCGGCCACGAAGACGGCGACGAAGGCCACCGCCAAGTCCACGGCCGGGACCGCTGCCAAGTCGACGTCCAAGCAGGCGTCCAAGCAGGCGTCCAAGCAGGCGTCCAAGTCCACCGCGAAGAAGGCCGCCCCGAAGAAGCGCGCCTCGGCCTGA
- a CDS encoding TetR/AcrR family transcriptional regulator: protein MVQAGRAGQGRRRLTARDWADAALAAIGERGLAAVAVEPLAARLGATKGSFYWHFTNRDALIEAALARWEEISTEEIITAMEAEPDPEKRLRSLFAEVTASAAEDPLEVSLLATADHPQVAAVLKRVTERRVGYVAHLFEEYGFPPDEARQRGLLAYTSYLGHTQLSHAVPQTLPVGAQRSDYLAYVMDTLLRRA from the coding sequence ATGGTTCAGGCAGGACGGGCGGGACAGGGACGCAGAAGACTCACGGCGCGCGACTGGGCCGACGCCGCGCTCGCCGCCATCGGGGAGCGCGGGCTCGCCGCCGTCGCGGTGGAGCCGCTCGCCGCCCGGCTCGGGGCCACCAAGGGCAGCTTCTACTGGCACTTCACCAACCGGGACGCGCTGATCGAGGCCGCGCTGGCCCGGTGGGAGGAGATCTCCACAGAGGAGATCATCACCGCCATGGAGGCGGAGCCGGACCCCGAGAAGCGGCTTCGCTCACTCTTCGCCGAGGTGACCGCATCCGCCGCCGAGGATCCGCTCGAGGTCTCCCTGCTCGCCACCGCCGACCATCCCCAAGTCGCCGCCGTACTCAAGCGGGTGACGGAGCGTCGCGTCGGCTATGTGGCGCACCTCTTCGAGGAGTACGGGTTCCCGCCGGACGAGGCGCGGCAGCGCGGGCTGCTCGCGTACACCAGCTATCTCGGGCACACCCAGCTGAGCCACGCCGTACCGCAGACCCTGCCCGTCGGGGCGCAGCGCAGCGACTATCTGGCGTACGTCATGGACACCCTGCTGCGCCGCGCCTGA
- a CDS encoding DUF2867 domain-containing protein, which translates to MRMLRNVHERVVEAPAEVVGDLLGRLSSPDDPLSPSPAWPPILFDGPLAVGADGGHGFVRYSVGAYDPGRSIRFDFTPPDNGHHALEIEPLAADRCRVRHVLEQQQGWKAALTWSLAISPMHDTYVEELLDNITRAATPSAALRSARPSRRSRLLHRLIWERPTAVEVSPDAALAHQAFPHPDFSDAWQLPLAPGMPRDPHAWSGVLPFPVRATAPHELLLGEDASHLDFRASVLIVDDKVTLTTVVKTHNRRGRLYFAVVRRFHPFMSRTMLRRTHRRLAFAAPSAAERVMSLEQEEST; encoded by the coding sequence ATGCGCATGCTGCGGAACGTCCACGAGCGCGTCGTCGAGGCCCCGGCGGAGGTGGTGGGCGACCTGCTCGGCCGCCTCTCGTCCCCGGACGACCCACTGAGCCCGAGCCCGGCCTGGCCCCCGATCCTCTTCGACGGCCCCCTCGCGGTCGGCGCGGACGGCGGGCATGGCTTCGTCCGCTACTCGGTGGGGGCGTACGACCCCGGCCGCAGTATCCGCTTCGACTTCACCCCGCCGGACAACGGCCACCACGCCCTCGAAATAGAGCCGTTGGCCGCCGACCGCTGCCGGGTCCGGCATGTTCTGGAACAGCAGCAGGGGTGGAAGGCTGCCCTGACCTGGTCCCTGGCGATCAGCCCGATGCACGACACGTATGTCGAGGAACTCCTCGACAACATCACCCGGGCCGCGACCCCGAGCGCTGCACTGCGATCCGCCCGCCCATCGAGGCGGTCGCGCCTGCTGCACCGCCTGATCTGGGAGCGCCCGACCGCGGTGGAGGTGTCTCCTGATGCCGCACTGGCCCATCAGGCCTTCCCCCACCCGGACTTCTCGGACGCCTGGCAACTCCCCCTGGCCCCGGGAATGCCCCGCGACCCCCATGCCTGGAGCGGGGTCCTCCCCTTCCCGGTCCGGGCGACCGCGCCCCATGAACTCCTGCTGGGTGAGGACGCGAGCCACCTGGACTTCCGCGCCTCGGTCCTGATCGTCGACGACAAGGTCACACTCACCACGGTGGTGAAGACCCACAACCGGCGCGGCCGGCTCTACTTCGCGGTGGTCCGCCGCTTCCACCCCTTCATGTCCCGCACGATGCTCCGCCGCACCCACCGCCGCCTGGCATTCGCGGCGCCGTCGGCGGCGGAGCGCGTGATGTCCCTCGAGCAGGAGGAGTCCACCTGA
- a CDS encoding SDR family oxidoreductase: protein MTTVLITGASAGIGAAFARRFAAKGCDLVLVARDKERLESAAKTLRTDFGISVDVLAADLLEPAECRTVEDRLAARDRPVDVLVNNAGFGLAAPFPYSPVEDEERMLDLLVRVPLRLSHAAVPGMRARGRGAILNLSSVAGLLPTGTYGAAKAWITAFSESLRVDLAPYGVRVLAVCPGFTRTEFQDRAGMDVSSLPSSAWLEADAVVSQALKDLHHNRPVSITGWRYKAFALAARHLPRAVVARKMARPRKAPVTADAG from the coding sequence TTGACCACGGTTCTGATCACTGGCGCCAGCGCGGGCATCGGTGCTGCGTTCGCCCGCCGCTTCGCGGCCAAAGGCTGCGACCTCGTCCTGGTCGCCCGCGACAAGGAGCGCCTCGAAAGCGCCGCCAAGACGCTCCGGACGGACTTCGGGATCTCCGTGGACGTCCTTGCCGCGGACCTTCTCGAGCCGGCGGAATGCCGGACGGTGGAGGACCGGCTGGCCGCCCGGGACCGGCCCGTCGACGTTCTGGTGAACAACGCCGGCTTCGGACTGGCGGCCCCCTTCCCGTACAGCCCGGTGGAGGACGAGGAGCGGATGCTGGACCTGCTGGTCCGCGTACCGCTGCGACTCAGCCACGCCGCCGTGCCCGGGATGCGGGCGCGCGGGAGGGGGGCCATCCTGAACCTCTCGTCCGTGGCCGGCCTGCTGCCCACCGGGACGTACGGCGCCGCCAAGGCATGGATCACGGCGTTCAGTGAGTCCCTGCGCGTCGACCTGGCGCCGTACGGGGTCCGCGTCCTCGCCGTCTGCCCCGGCTTCACACGTACGGAGTTCCAGGACCGGGCGGGGATGGATGTGAGCTCCCTGCCCTCCTCGGCGTGGCTGGAGGCCGACGCGGTGGTGAGCCAGGCGCTGAAGGACCTGCACCACAACCGGCCGGTGAGCATCACCGGTTGGCGGTACAAGGCGTTTGCCCTCGCCGCGCGGCACCTGCCGCGTGCTGTGGTCGCCAGGAAGATGGCCCGCCCCCGTAAGGCCCCCGTCACGGCCGACGCAGGCTGA
- a CDS encoding MAB_1171c family putative transporter has protein sequence MSSDIAEFGNSLAYPSVVCLWLAVLMRSPAAVRSQRQRGLWLAVATAAAAMTLNLPDVVDLAMRGSESAHFVALTRNMTGVLSAGAVLFFVAASTGGRRLKTGSCVTVGILMGVLVTLDIMASPHQEHGVPPVGDPSPTLGYWLTLIAAHLLANTVCVFVCWRYSRHAESRSLAAGLRLFGIGTALAGLFWLAYLVRVTLDSTWALPYLPLLMNLHALFRAAALLVPTLFILRRTVTDSAAAWHLWPLWSDLVQAVPHVALTKPRARIVELLWPPVPRRLLVYRKVIETRDAILILNEYIEPKVPDLARSHVAADGVPPSDSDAAVLACVIKEARRAKISGRPQQQSSFSTSTLESSDLEDEKKFLVDVAHAYGSASTRAFRPSL, from the coding sequence ATGTCGTCTGACATAGCGGAGTTCGGAAATTCCCTCGCATACCCGAGTGTGGTGTGCTTATGGCTCGCCGTACTGATGCGTTCTCCCGCGGCCGTTCGTTCGCAGCGCCAGCGCGGACTGTGGCTTGCGGTTGCGACGGCGGCTGCCGCCATGACGCTCAATCTCCCCGACGTCGTCGATCTCGCCATGAGGGGCTCGGAATCAGCCCACTTCGTCGCTCTGACGAGGAACATGACCGGCGTCCTGTCGGCCGGCGCGGTGCTCTTCTTCGTCGCTGCCTCCACCGGCGGACGACGGCTGAAGACCGGTTCATGCGTCACCGTCGGCATCCTGATGGGTGTCCTGGTGACGCTCGACATCATGGCGAGTCCGCATCAGGAGCACGGCGTCCCGCCCGTGGGAGATCCCTCTCCCACGCTCGGCTACTGGCTGACGCTGATCGCTGCCCACCTGTTGGCGAACACCGTCTGTGTCTTTGTCTGCTGGCGCTACAGCAGGCACGCGGAGAGCCGCAGTCTCGCTGCCGGCCTGCGCCTCTTCGGAATCGGTACGGCGCTGGCCGGGCTCTTCTGGCTGGCATATCTGGTCCGGGTCACCCTCGACAGCACCTGGGCTCTTCCCTACCTGCCGCTCCTCATGAATCTCCACGCCCTGTTCCGAGCGGCGGCCCTCCTGGTACCGACGCTCTTCATACTGCGTCGTACGGTGACGGACAGCGCGGCCGCATGGCACCTGTGGCCGCTGTGGAGCGACCTCGTGCAGGCCGTGCCTCATGTGGCCCTGACCAAACCGCGGGCGAGAATCGTCGAGTTGCTGTGGCCGCCGGTCCCCCGCAGGCTGCTCGTGTACCGCAAGGTCATCGAGACCCGCGACGCCATCCTGATCCTCAACGAGTACATCGAGCCCAAGGTCCCGGATCTCGCTCGCAGTCACGTGGCCGCCGATGGCGTTCCGCCGTCGGACAGCGACGCAGCCGTGCTGGCCTGTGTGATCAAGGAGGCCCGCAGGGCGAAGATCAGCGGCAGGCCGCAGCAGCAGAGCTCCTTCAGTACCTCCACTCTCGAGAGCAGCGACCTCGAGGACGAAAAGAAGTTTCTCGTCGACGTGGCACACGCCTACGGTTCAGCCTCCACTCGGGCCTTCAGGCCCTCACTCTGA